A region of Methanocalculus natronophilus DNA encodes the following proteins:
- a CDS encoding InlB B-repeat-containing protein, which yields MKRLVFMFVFMMFILAACGNDETIEEEIQVSFDSGGGTVLNPRVVIKNDPPSAFSEPTKEGYNFLGWYVDDEYLEA from the coding sequence TTGAAGCGTTTAGTTTTTATGTTTGTTTTTATGATGTTTATATTAGCCGCATGTGGAAACGATGAAACCATCGAAGAAGAAATTCAAGTTTCATTTGATAGTGGAGGCGGTACGGTTTTAAACCCTAGAGTCGTAATTAAAAATGATCCACCATCGGCTTTTAGTGAACCGACCAAAGAAGGGTATAACTTTTTAGGATGGTATGTTGATGATGAGTATCTTGAAGCA